A genomic window from Neoarius graeffei isolate fNeoGra1 chromosome 5, fNeoGra1.pri, whole genome shotgun sequence includes:
- the fzd8a gene encoding frizzled-8a, whose product MERNLSGIYLLLALLTLRRSSGATAKELSCQEIAVPLCKGIGYNYTYMPNQFNHDTQDEAGLEVHQFWPLVEIQCSSDLRFFLCSMYTPICLEDYKKPLPPCRSVCERARAGCAPLMRQYGFPWPDRMRCELLPVQGNPDTLCMDYNRTDATTAAPVLPKPTGFPGRTHGGSRGGHAKRKPAPQPCEAGCQCRAPMVRVSSERHPLYNRVKTGRTPNCAMPCHNPFFTPDERAFTAFWIGLWSVLCFVSTFTTVATFLIDMERFKYPERPIIFLSACYMFVSVGYIVRLIAGHERVACSREHDVEHVHYETTGPALCTVVFLLIYFFGMASSIWWVILSLTWFLAAGMKWGNEAIASYSQYFHLAAWLIPSMKSIAVLALSSVDGDPVAGICYVGNQNLDNLRGFVLAPLLIYLCIGAMFLLAGFVSLFRIRSVIKQGGTKTDKLEKLMIRIGVFTVLYTVPAAVIVACYFYEQHNRQRWEAAHNCACAMDRERNAERPDYAVFMLKYFMCLAVGITSGVWVWSGKTVESWRALCARCCRCRWAGKGASSSAYSDVSAGLTWRSGTASSVSCAKQMPLSRV is encoded by the coding sequence ATGGAGCGCAACCTGTCGGGGATCTACCTGCTGCTGGCGCTCTTGACTCTGCGGCGGTCGAGCGGCGCCACGGCCAAAGAGCTGAGCTGCCAGGAGAtcgcagtgcctctgtgcaaggGCATCGGCTACAACTACACCTACATGCCGAACCAGTTCAACCACGACACGCAGGACGAGGCTGGCCTGGAGGTGCACCAGTTCTGGCCGCTGGTGGAGATTCAGTGCTCTTCAGACCTGCGCTTTTTCCTGTGCAGCATGTACACACCCATCTGTCTGGAGGACTATAAGAAGCCGCTGCCGCCGTGCCGCAGCGTGTGCGAGCGCGCCCGGGCCGGTTGCGCGCCTCTCATGCGCCAGTACGGCTTCCCGTGGCCCGACCGCATGCGCTGCGAGCTGCTGCCCGTGCAGGGAAACCCAGACACACTGTGCATGGACTACAACCGGACGGACGCTACAACCGCCGCTCCAGTGCTCCCGAAACCTACAGGATTCCCGGGAAGGACGCACGGAGGCAGCCGTGGAGGACACGCCAAGCGCAAACCGGCGCCGCAGCCGTGTGAGGCCGGGTGTCAGTGCCGCGCGCCGATGGTCCGAGTGAGCAGTGAGCGGCACCCGCTCTACAACCGCGTCAAAACGGGTAGAACACCCAACTGCGCCATGCCCTGCCATAACCCGTTCTTCACCCCAGATGAGCGGGCGTTTACAGCCTTCTGGATCGGCTTGTGGTCTGTCCTGTGCTTCGTGAGCACTTTCACCACCGTGGCTACGTTCCTGATAGACATGGAGAGGTTCAAGTACCCAGAGCGACCCATCATCTTCCTGTCCGCGTGCTACATGTTCGTCTCAGTCGGCTACATCGTGCGTCTGATCGCAGGCCACGAACGAGTCGCCTGCAGCCGAGAACACGACGTCGAACACGTTCACTATGAGACCACAGGACCAGCGCTGTGTACCGTCGTCTTCCTGCTCATCTACTTCTTCGGCATGGCCAGCTCCATATGGTGGGTGATCCTGTCTCTGACGTGGTTCCTGGCGGCGGGGATGAAGTGGGGCAACGAAGCCATCGCAAGCTACTCGCAGTActtccacctggctgcatggctcATCCCGAGCATGAAGTCGATAGCTGTTCTGGCGCTGAGCTCGGTAGACGGCGACCCTGTTGCGGGCATCTGCTACGTGGGCAACCAGAACCTGGACAACCTACGGGGCTTCGTGCTCGCACCGTTGCTCATCTACCTGTGCATCGGAGCCATGTTTCTGCTCGCTGGGTTTGTGTCGCTCTTTCGCATCCGTAGCGTCATTAAGCAGGGTGGCACGAAAACGGACAAGCTCGAGAAACTCATGATTCGCATCGGGGTGTTCACTGTGCTCTATACGGTGCCCGCTGCGGTCATCGTGGCTTGTTACTTCTATGAACAGCACAACCGGCAGCGCTGGGAGGCGGCACACAACTGCGCCTGCGCAATGGACCGTGAGCGTAATGCAGAGAGGCCTGACTATGCTGTGTTTATGCTCAAGTACTTCATGTGCCTGGCTGTGGGCATCACATCAGGCGTGTGGGTCTGGTCAGGGAAGACTGTTGAGTCATGGCGGGCGCTGTGCGCGCGCTGCTGCCGATGCCGCTGGGCGGGCAAGGGTGCGAGCAGCTCAGCATATAGCGACGTGAGTGCAGGGCTGACGTGGCGCTCAGGCACAGCCAGCTCGGTCTCCTGTGCCAAGCAGATGCCTTTGTCCCGGGTCTAG